Proteins encoded in a region of the Neodiprion virginianus isolate iyNeoVirg1 chromosome 2, iyNeoVirg1.1, whole genome shotgun sequence genome:
- the LOC124297840 gene encoding uncharacterized protein LOC124297840, which yields MPLTDSLTKSATEFLLSIDMKHQSFVLHEALLMIQLAVPPELGLSRPPPVRDGKIIVEGSESQVISSTKLPRGISTERGGTRESYNRQTGTSQTGEKIAQAMLTDTHGVNGRQISTWQHHQRGTRSLFRIIPQHHVRKKRRTPLHLRRNLAERNFINTGSVSHERQTACERCTTTETALYHRTRVKKGNKDSPPLNNDRFARRNDPEYEEDTHVDKEETENDMSDWDEWTEWSECSTSCGCGRQVRWRHCIGKECMAGLKKAQIRTCHLRDCNSKSLLTWLGIKA from the exons ATGCCACTGACCGACAGCCTTACTAAATCAGCTACGGAGTTCTTGCTCAGTATAGATATGAAGCATCAAAGTTTCGTACTTCACGAAGCATTGCTCATGATCCAACTGGCCGTACCTCCAGAACTCGGGTTGAGCCGTCC GCCACCAGTCAGGGACGGCAAGATCATCGTCGAAGGTTCAGAAAGTCAAGTTATATCTTCGACAAAGCTTCCACGTGGGATTTCAACCGAGAGGGGCGGTACGAGAGAAAG TTATAACCGTCAGACTGGAACAAGCCAAACTGGAGAAAAGATTGCTCAAGCTATGTTGACGGATACCCACGGT GTGAATGGGAGGCAGATTTCTACATGGCAGCATCATCAAAGAGGTACACGGTCTCTTTTCCGCATTATTCCACAACACCACGTACGCAAGAAACGAAGGACACCGCTCCACTTACGCCGTAACCTTGCTGAGAGGAACTTTATAAACACAGGCTCCGTCTCGCACGAGCGGCAGACGGCTTGCGAGAGATGCACAACGACTGAAACTGCACTTTATCACAGAACGCGGGTGAAAAAAGGCAATAAAGATTCACCACCTTTGAACAACGACCGTTTCGCACGGAGAAATGATC CGGAATACGAGGAGGATACCCATGTAGACAAGGAAGAGACGGAGAATGACATGAGCGACTGGGACGAATGGACCGAATGGAGCGAATGCAGTACGAGTTGTGGCTGCGGGCGCCAAGTTCGATGGCGTCACTGTATCGGAAAGGAGTGTATGGCCGGTCTTAAGAAGGCCCAAATAAGGACGTGTCATCTCAGGGACTGCAATAGCAAGAGTTTGTTGACTTGGCTTGGAATCAAAGCCTAA